A single genomic interval of Aegicerativicinus sediminis harbors:
- a CDS encoding SusC/RagA family TonB-linked outer membrane protein → MTKTTVESQVRNCSCEDLQLVKSKSIGKLLKWLIGLFLLVAFNSYAQQITVSGKVTSSVDQMPLPGVNVLEKGTTNGAATDFDGNYELVIDSNATLVFSYLGFVTQEVPVNGNATVNVILAENLGQLDEVVVIGYGQQKKSDIAGAVSIIDSEDIQASPAANLSNTLVGQAAGIIAVQRSGEPGEDQSDIFIRGVGTYNDASPIYVIDGIVRSARDFAQLNSNEIESLSVLKDAASAAVFGVRGGNGVILITTKRGKTGALDINVTTSLGIQERIQDPELVGSYEWAQLYNEARVNQGQQPVFTQQDLDLFLSGESPDTHPSSDWLSVLDDAPLLRRYGITANGGSEKIQFATSFGFLDQDGIVPSNNHKRYNFRSNIDANITETTRFSFDISGRDENTRNVASPELFRWLISTSPIGSIGNRIPIKWSNGTYSSGPAWLAVPENGYRSRRIQTFNGRLQLVQKLPIDGLSIKGIASYNKFFINVKNYNFPVIPFYTRNADGTYTEGPEGKKDLYQDHTDNQSITLEAHLNYDQIFDKHAVSALLLYTQTEQQNKFMNAYRDQFTLNIDELAFGDVANSTNWGSFSSGGRQGIVGRLNYTFDEKYIIEGSFRADGSEQFAPGKRWGFFPSGSLAYVISKEPFLEDSSIIDFLKVRGSYGVLGNDRIGGSRFLYLQSYFSGGNGVFGDGSVQPAIYEGNLPSPDVTWETVKKLNVGVDLTLWNRLLSLSFDYFYDQRSDILDQRDLTVPSLLGIGLPVENFGEVDNSGFEVVLGHRNRVGQDFNYSLNANFTYAKSKVVYIDEPERENPNIYLTGRPLFPQFGYKAIGLFQTQEEVDNSATLVGVNNAPGDIRYKDINEDGIIDDMDRVYIGSSNLPEIIFGLNGNVQYKNFELSFLFQGATNVYQGYGGEAAWPFFLGTSGVYKQNLDRWTPTNTDASEPRVLIDGPEAGSNHAGSSYWLRDASYVRLKNLELAYNLDVEKLNSKFIKGIRIYANANNVFTWTDIENFDPENAQGRGWGYPQLRVWNFGVDFNF, encoded by the coding sequence ATGACAAAAACTACTGTTGAAAGTCAAGTTAGGAATTGTTCCTGTGAAGACCTGCAATTAGTCAAATCTAAGTCAATTGGAAAATTACTCAAATGGTTGATTGGATTATTTTTGCTGGTCGCATTTAATAGTTATGCACAACAAATCACCGTTAGTGGTAAGGTCACATCTTCAGTAGATCAGATGCCGCTCCCAGGGGTAAACGTCCTTGAAAAAGGCACCACCAATGGTGCGGCCACAGATTTTGATGGGAATTATGAATTGGTCATTGATTCAAATGCCACCTTAGTATTTAGCTATTTAGGTTTTGTAACCCAAGAGGTGCCGGTTAACGGAAATGCAACGGTTAATGTTATTTTGGCTGAAAATTTAGGACAACTTGATGAGGTTGTGGTAATAGGTTATGGTCAACAAAAGAAAAGTGACATTGCCGGAGCGGTTTCCATTATTGATTCTGAAGATATTCAAGCAAGCCCAGCAGCTAACTTAAGTAATACCTTAGTAGGACAAGCAGCCGGAATTATTGCGGTTCAAAGATCTGGTGAGCCAGGGGAAGATCAATCAGACATTTTCATTCGTGGGGTTGGAACGTATAATGATGCATCCCCAATTTATGTTATAGATGGTATTGTTAGGTCTGCGCGTGATTTTGCTCAACTTAACAGTAATGAAATAGAATCTCTTTCTGTTTTAAAGGATGCTGCCAGCGCTGCTGTGTTTGGAGTTCGAGGAGGTAATGGAGTTATTTTAATAACTACTAAACGTGGGAAAACAGGAGCACTAGATATTAATGTAACAACAAGTTTAGGAATTCAGGAGAGAATCCAAGACCCAGAGTTGGTAGGTTCATATGAATGGGCGCAATTATATAATGAGGCAAGAGTAAATCAAGGCCAACAGCCAGTATTTACACAGCAGGATTTGGATTTGTTCCTTTCCGGGGAAAGCCCAGATACTCACCCAAGTAGTGACTGGTTGTCAGTTCTTGATGACGCACCTCTTTTAAGAAGATATGGGATAACAGCAAATGGGGGATCAGAAAAAATTCAATTTGCTACCTCATTCGGATTTTTAGACCAAGACGGTATTGTTCCTTCAAATAATCATAAGCGTTATAATTTCAGATCGAACATAGATGCGAATATTACAGAAACAACACGCTTTTCTTTTGATATTTCGGGAAGGGATGAAAATACGAGAAATGTAGCCTCCCCTGAATTATTCCGATGGTTAATTTCCACTTCACCTATAGGTTCAATTGGAAATCGAATTCCAATTAAATGGTCTAACGGAACATATTCATCAGGTCCTGCATGGCTTGCAGTACCTGAAAATGGTTACAGGAGCAGACGCATTCAAACCTTTAATGGCCGTCTTCAATTAGTACAAAAACTACCCATTGATGGGCTTTCCATAAAAGGAATCGCCTCCTACAACAAATTTTTTATCAATGTAAAGAATTATAATTTTCCTGTAATTCCTTTCTATACTAGAAATGCTGACGGAACTTATACAGAAGGTCCAGAAGGAAAAAAAGACCTATACCAGGATCATACAGATAATCAATCTATAACACTTGAGGCTCATTTAAATTACGATCAAATCTTTGATAAGCATGCTGTTTCTGCCTTATTATTATATACTCAGACTGAACAACAGAACAAGTTTATGAATGCCTATAGGGATCAGTTTACATTGAATATTGATGAATTGGCCTTTGGAGATGTCGCAAATAGTACCAATTGGGGTTCTTTTAGTTCGGGTGGAAGACAAGGTATTGTAGGGCGCCTCAATTATACATTTGATGAGAAATACATCATAGAGGGGAGTTTCAGGGCCGATGGATCTGAACAATTTGCACCTGGTAAACGTTGGGGATTCTTTCCTTCAGGATCCTTAGCATACGTAATTTCTAAAGAACCATTTCTTGAAGATTCCTCAATTATTGATTTCTTAAAAGTAAGAGGTTCTTATGGCGTTTTGGGGAATGATCGTATAGGCGGAAGCAGGTTTTTGTATTTGCAATCTTATTTTTCTGGCGGGAATGGTGTATTTGGTGATGGCAGTGTTCAGCCGGCAATTTATGAAGGAAATTTGCCAAGCCCAGATGTGACTTGGGAAACCGTTAAAAAATTAAATGTTGGGGTGGATTTAACGTTATGGAATAGACTATTATCCCTATCATTCGATTATTTTTATGATCAAAGGTCTGATATACTTGACCAAAGGGATCTTACCGTTCCTAGTTTGTTAGGGATAGGTCTTCCTGTGGAAAATTTCGGAGAGGTGGATAATAGCGGTTTTGAAGTGGTATTAGGTCATAGAAATAGGGTAGGACAAGATTTCAATTATTCTCTAAATGCCAATTTCACCTACGCCAAAAGTAAAGTTGTTTATATTGATGAGCCAGAACGAGAAAATCCAAATATATATTTAACTGGTAGACCTTTATTTCCTCAGTTTGGATATAAGGCAATAGGTTTGTTCCAAACTCAAGAAGAAGTTGATAATTCCGCTACACTCGTAGGAGTTAATAATGCTCCAGGAGATATTCGTTATAAAGATATTAATGAGGATGGTATTATTGATGACATGGATAGAGTGTATATTGGATCTAGTAATTTGCCTGAAATAATTTTTGGTCTTAATGGCAATGTGCAGTATAAGAATTTTGAATTATCCTTTTTATTCCAAGGAGCCACGAATGTTTATCAGGGCTATGGCGGAGAGGCTGCATGGCCATTTTTCCTTGGCACAAGTGGGGTTTATAAGCAAAACCTAGATAGGTGGACACCTACCAATACAGATGCTAGTGAACCGAGGGTTTTAATAGATGGTCCTGAAGCGGGCAGTAATCACGCTGGTTCATCATATTGGTTAAGAGACGCAAGCTATGTAAGGCTAAAAAATTTAGAATTAGCTTACAATTTAGATGTAGAAAAACTAAACTCTAAATTCATTAAAGGCATCCGAATTTATGCAAACGCCAATAATGTATTTACCTGGACGGACATTGAGAATTTTGACCCAGAAAATGCGCAAGGCCGTGGGTGGGGATATCCTCAACTGAGAGTATGGAATTTTGGGGTAGACTTTAATTTTTAA
- a CDS encoding SusC/RagA family TonB-linked outer membrane protein, with product MKSTISFMIVMLLGWSTVFSQITVSGAVKDINGVPLPGASIVEKGTSNGVQSDFDGNFVLEVSDENATLVITYIGYQEKEVLVNGQSNISIVLEENLTALDEVVVVGYGTTVKKNITTSVVSVDATDIPNASNSGVTDLLFGKAAGVQVSQVSAQPGGQVNLSIRGRGNPLIVVDGVIVPSNSLESGVNHAEIDNVNRGNLGGLNPNDIESIEILKDASAAIYGVNASNGVILITTKKGKTGKLNVGVDYNHSFLTNDTYLNPLNAREYMEFYNRYDEDRYLAQNNMQPFGPESPTGYVPRFSSSQIDNNTVDTDWVDQILRDGSIDNLNVNVRGGTEKTTYYFSGGIFNQEGTVENSGMRRFSGKLDLSFQIFDFLKLNVGGIGNLSKFNNSVAGWQTGGSGQNGYTALQAALAYPAYLPIRDPDTGVYTQFQLIGNPVAQLDIKDKSKNSTLLTTTSLDINIIPEVLTGKILYGYNNESSFRDFFIPSTTNWFDDYRSRASLQNSRRERQTFETYLTFTKEISVFNINVVAGFGEYKDEGFGFGVQAFDMLDAINTTNITGAPSNGNSWKYTNKLRSYFARGTFDILDRYLVEAAIRYDGYSQFFPDSKYAAFPSVSAGWKISNEPFFEGLTDTFQLLKLRASLGTTGQNLPSGVAYGFYAPDGEIISFDDGNSNYVPYILAQLDDPNLTWQKTIMTNVGLDFDMYKGRLYGSFDWFQDRITNLLRYGNTAVNTAALSSIPTRPANGGEQLRKGFDIAIGGDIIRNDSFRWKVDANFSHYNFDWVERFEEDDPSWYLNEDDPVASIYAFETDGIIQIGETISDFQPAAARTPGSPRFVDQNGDNVLDREDVKIYDQVPDFSYGLTTRFTYKNFDLSASFYGQVGSYKQNYSLNWANPVALLSGTVAGNNDSYNVWSTENPGGTLPGATYDEFLLGSIGNTVGWGSDVTISKADFLRMRNITLGYTLNSEEFKSIFFNTARIYVDFQNPFIITNYKGADPEIQTPAVKGAAAPYPIVKSFAIGLNLNF from the coding sequence ATGAAGTCAACAATAAGTTTTATGATCGTTATGCTGCTGGGTTGGTCAACAGTATTTTCTCAGATAACTGTATCTGGTGCGGTAAAGGATATTAATGGAGTTCCTTTACCAGGTGCTTCAATTGTAGAAAAAGGCACCTCTAATGGTGTCCAATCTGATTTTGACGGAAATTTTGTCCTTGAGGTAAGCGATGAAAATGCCACCTTAGTGATTACGTACATTGGGTATCAAGAAAAGGAAGTTTTAGTAAACGGACAATCCAATATATCAATTGTTCTAGAAGAAAATCTAACCGCCTTGGATGAGGTTGTTGTAGTTGGTTATGGTACAACTGTAAAGAAAAACATAACTACATCCGTTGTTTCAGTGGATGCAACAGATATTCCTAACGCCTCAAACTCGGGTGTGACCGATTTATTATTTGGAAAAGCTGCTGGTGTACAGGTTAGTCAAGTAAGTGCCCAGCCTGGAGGTCAAGTCAACCTTTCTATTAGAGGTAGAGGAAATCCTCTAATTGTTGTTGATGGAGTTATTGTTCCGTCTAATAGTTTGGAATCCGGGGTAAACCATGCAGAAATTGATAATGTCAACAGGGGAAATTTAGGAGGATTGAACCCAAATGATATAGAGTCTATTGAAATTTTGAAAGATGCCAGCGCTGCCATCTATGGAGTTAATGCATCAAATGGGGTTATTTTAATCACTACTAAAAAGGGTAAGACAGGAAAATTAAATGTGGGTGTTGATTACAATCATTCTTTTTTAACTAATGATACCTATTTGAACCCTTTAAACGCCAGGGAGTATATGGAATTTTATAATAGATATGATGAGGATAGGTATTTAGCACAAAATAATATGCAACCTTTTGGCCCAGAATCTCCGACTGGTTATGTGCCCAGATTTTCTAGTAGTCAAATTGACAACAATACAGTAGATACTGATTGGGTTGACCAAATATTGAGAGATGGTTCTATCGATAATCTAAACGTTAATGTTAGAGGTGGTACCGAAAAGACGACCTATTATTTTTCAGGAGGTATTTTTAACCAAGAGGGTACTGTAGAAAACTCTGGCATGAGACGTTTTTCCGGTAAGTTAGATTTATCTTTCCAAATATTTGATTTTCTTAAATTAAATGTTGGAGGGATAGGAAACTTATCAAAATTTAACAACTCTGTTGCAGGGTGGCAAACGGGAGGATCAGGGCAAAATGGATATACTGCATTACAAGCGGCTCTTGCATATCCAGCATATTTACCAATTAGAGACCCAGACACTGGTGTATATACCCAATTTCAACTTATAGGAAACCCAGTTGCTCAATTAGATATTAAAGACAAATCTAAAAATTCAACTTTATTAACCACCACTTCGCTTGATATAAATATCATTCCAGAAGTATTAACAGGCAAAATATTGTACGGATATAATAATGAATCGTCTTTTCGTGACTTTTTCATTCCTTCAACCACCAATTGGTTTGATGATTATAGATCTAGGGCATCACTTCAAAATTCTAGACGGGAAAGACAAACATTTGAAACTTATTTAACCTTTACTAAGGAAATCTCGGTATTTAATATAAATGTTGTTGCAGGGTTTGGTGAATATAAGGATGAAGGTTTCGGTTTTGGTGTTCAAGCATTTGACATGCTAGACGCTATAAATACAACAAACATTACTGGTGCACCATCTAATGGTAATTCATGGAAGTACACCAATAAATTAAGGTCATATTTTGCAAGAGGTACATTCGACATCCTAGATAGATATCTTGTCGAAGCTGCAATAAGATATGACGGGTATAGCCAATTTTTCCCCGATAGCAAATATGCAGCATTCCCTAGCGTTTCTGCTGGTTGGAAAATTTCTAATGAGCCATTTTTTGAAGGTCTTACAGATACCTTTCAATTGTTGAAATTAAGGGCTAGTTTAGGTACTACAGGTCAAAACTTACCTTCAGGAGTGGCATATGGATTTTATGCCCCAGATGGTGAAATCATTAGTTTTGATGATGGAAATTCTAATTACGTTCCTTATATTCTTGCTCAACTCGATGATCCAAATCTTACTTGGCAAAAAACAATAATGACGAATGTTGGGTTGGATTTTGACATGTATAAAGGTAGGCTTTACGGTTCTTTTGATTGGTTCCAGGATAGAATCACAAATTTATTACGATACGGAAATACAGCGGTAAATACTGCGGCATTATCCTCAATACCAACCAGACCTGCCAACGGAGGTGAGCAGTTAAGAAAAGGTTTCGACATTGCAATTGGAGGAGATATTATTAGAAATGATTCCTTTAGATGGAAAGTCGATGCTAACTTTTCTCACTATAATTTTGATTGGGTAGAACGATTTGAAGAAGATGACCCATCATGGTATTTAAATGAAGATGACCCAGTGGCCTCAATATATGCATTTGAAACTGACGGAATAATTCAAATTGGAGAAACAATTTCAGATTTTCAACCTGCCGCAGCGAGAACTCCAGGTTCTCCAAGATTTGTTGACCAAAACGGAGATAATGTTTTAGACCGAGAGGATGTGAAAATTTATGATCAAGTGCCCGATTTTTCTTATGGCTTAACCACAAGGTTTACCTACAAAAATTTTGACTTAAGTGCCTCCTTTTATGGACAAGTAGGTTCTTACAAACAAAATTATAGCCTTAACTGGGCAAACCCTGTTGCACTTTTAAGTGGAACGGTAGCAGGTAACAATGATAGTTATAATGTTTGGAGCACTGAAAATCCAGGCGGCACATTGCCAGGTGCAACATATGATGAATTTCTTTTAGGAAGCATTGGAAATACAGTTGGATGGGGTTCTGATGTAACTATCTCGAAAGCTGACTTTTTAAGAATGAGAAACATAACTTTAGGATATACTCTAAATTCTGAAGAATTCAAATCAATTTTCTTTAATACTGCCAGAATTTATGTTGATTTCCAAAACCCATTTATAATCACAAATTACAAGGGGGCAGATCCCGAAATACAAACACCGGCGGTTAAAGGTGCAGCTGCACCATATCCAATTGTTAAATCATTTGCTATTGGTTTAAATCTTAATTTTTAA
- a CDS encoding hybrid sensor histidine kinase/response regulator transcription factor, whose translation MKISHLLIICVLQCTFLAFGQNSSLNQNAIKQELNFHLLDISSGLSHNYINDIQEDSLGFIWIATYDGLNRYDGQSFKHFKNQFKRDDLNAGEEIGTYEGLNRYGIKNNKVQKPQIGESYNGISNNYIQDIEISSDSLLIATDAGLNFLNLRKSQITSFDVENGLYSNKVSKIINGPENYVVIGTYGGGIQFLDARGNLNNLQEFLKTPDRLSSNDISSILIQGEETMWVGTFNNGLNKINLLNGSITTFHPESESPLVSSVVNSLYEDQFHNLWIGTRNGLQVISKSGDNLNFEFSNGISRQIQEEDILSFQEDGLGNLWIGTRNGGLYIVRFDMPLKKGQNIDVKHFPPRSDGLSVFNRTVSVIFRDSHGNMWLGTPTGLNFVNPNGEKIRLLKKNINDEYSLSHNRIGSVALASKNRVWVGTDGGGLDLLNPKIGVVDHFESKDGDPRTLSNNYILSIYEEKPNRVWIGTYRGGLNLLNPETGYCKHYLEGSTDNGSDVRKIFHAKNGIIWVGTNRGGLFKYLPESDRFQYIETLGKIDIRDIAEDGNGNLWLATFNSGLIRFQPKDDLFTSFNQSNLNGINSDVIFSVLILENGEILAGSRYAGLLRFDPKSNTVLSLTEEDGLSNNTVNSLVQVDSSFVWMGTYNGLNRYNIKTDEILNISSLNNIQEGEFNIGAATKNIDGVLFFGGNNGLNVFDSNDFQVHETPYPIRFKGLKVLNKEVGVSDSQKGAILNETLFFQDAITLKHNQNTFTIDYVAIKYPESKNFSYSYKLQNFNDFWVENQSSGSANFTGVPPGEYSFMVKTDTAFGEQNSKVLNITVVPPFWKTIPAYILYAILLSLSIWVGAKYYSERIKLKNSLLLEKNQRALEHDLNQERFRFFTAFSHELKTPLTLILAPVENLISRDLNKEFKKELKFIERNAKSLYKSIDTLLKFRKAEEGLSRANLEPHDLPSRLRRWVKGYVPLAKEKNINLEYIGPVESKIFNVDIEKIEVIINNLLSNAIKYCNSGDEIRVIFNTKEDGFEIKVRDTGPGIQEEELLHIFEWYYRTQRSISKSGTGIGLALSKSFAELHAGKLEVESKYKEGTTFTLKIPIKEMEYPSSELIEKDELVELEEQSKQNIYDVIKFDSEYSNITSEQNRQLILIIDDNEEILSFLGGIFKNEFDVIHAINGEEGVVKAKKYIPDLIISDLMMPEKSGFDLCSDLKGNFATSHIPIILLTADTDIESINIGYEEGADDYITKPFNIKLLKTRVKNLLDSREVLRKLFGANPTLEQEDLPVQTVFINKEKGFLKKLDKIILENLGENTNVELIASEIGMSRTSLYRKLKAITNNSINEYIRNVKVERAAELIKNDNFTVSQACYEVGFNDTKYFRKIFKERFGQNPSDFKDT comes from the coding sequence ATGAAGATTTCACACTTACTCATAATTTGTGTTTTGCAATGTACCTTTTTGGCTTTTGGGCAAAATTCATCATTAAATCAAAACGCCATTAAACAAGAGTTAAATTTTCATCTTCTCGATATCTCATCTGGACTTTCCCACAATTATATAAATGACATTCAAGAAGACTCGTTAGGGTTTATTTGGATTGCTACGTATGATGGATTAAATAGGTATGATGGGCAATCCTTTAAGCATTTTAAAAATCAATTTAAACGAGACGATTTAAATGCTGGGGAAGAAATTGGTACTTATGAAGGATTAAATAGATATGGAATTAAAAACAATAAAGTTCAAAAACCTCAAATTGGAGAATCCTATAATGGAATTTCAAATAACTACATCCAGGATATAGAAATTTCATCAGACAGTCTTTTAATCGCCACAGATGCAGGGCTTAATTTCCTTAATTTAAGAAAATCTCAAATCACCTCATTTGATGTTGAAAATGGTCTGTATAGTAATAAAGTAAGCAAAATTATTAATGGTCCAGAAAATTATGTGGTTATTGGCACATATGGGGGTGGAATTCAATTTTTAGATGCTAGAGGCAATCTAAACAATTTGCAAGAGTTTCTCAAAACACCCGACAGACTTTCGTCTAATGATATATCCTCAATTCTTATCCAAGGGGAAGAAACTATGTGGGTTGGAACTTTCAACAATGGATTGAACAAAATAAATTTGTTAAATGGCAGCATTACAACCTTCCATCCAGAAAGTGAATCACCATTAGTTTCATCTGTGGTAAATTCTCTTTACGAAGATCAATTCCATAATCTTTGGATTGGCACACGTAATGGTTTACAGGTTATCTCAAAATCTGGTGACAATTTGAATTTTGAATTTTCTAATGGCATTTCTCGTCAAATACAAGAAGAAGATATTTTATCTTTTCAGGAGGACGGATTAGGAAATCTATGGATTGGAACCCGTAACGGTGGACTCTATATAGTTCGTTTTGATATGCCTCTTAAAAAGGGCCAAAATATAGATGTAAAACACTTCCCGCCTAGAAGTGATGGTTTAAGTGTCTTTAACAGAACTGTTTCCGTAATTTTTAGAGACAGTCATGGCAACATGTGGTTGGGTACACCTACGGGTCTAAATTTTGTAAACCCAAATGGGGAAAAAATTCGATTGTTAAAAAAAAATATTAATGACGAATATTCCTTAAGTCATAATAGGATTGGCTCAGTCGCCTTGGCAAGTAAAAATAGGGTTTGGGTTGGAACAGATGGTGGGGGATTAGACCTACTTAATCCTAAAATTGGTGTTGTTGATCATTTCGAAAGCAAGGATGGGGATCCTAGAACTTTGAGTAATAACTATATTCTTTCCATATATGAAGAAAAACCAAATCGCGTTTGGATTGGCACTTATAGAGGTGGGTTAAATCTTTTAAACCCTGAAACTGGTTATTGTAAGCACTATTTGGAAGGCTCTACTGATAACGGAAGTGATGTGCGGAAAATTTTTCACGCTAAAAACGGTATAATTTGGGTTGGCACCAACAGGGGAGGGTTATTTAAGTATTTACCAGAATCAGATCGGTTTCAGTATATTGAAACCTTAGGCAAAATAGATATTCGAGACATTGCTGAGGACGGCAATGGAAATTTATGGTTGGCAACTTTTAATTCTGGGCTTATTCGATTTCAGCCAAAAGATGACCTATTTACGTCCTTTAATCAATCCAATCTAAATGGGATAAATAGCGATGTTATATTCTCCGTACTAATTTTAGAAAATGGAGAAATATTGGCAGGATCTAGGTATGCTGGTCTCCTAAGGTTTGATCCAAAATCAAATACAGTTTTATCATTAACTGAAGAAGATGGACTTAGCAATAATACTGTAAACAGTCTAGTTCAAGTCGACTCGAGTTTTGTGTGGATGGGAACTTACAATGGCTTGAATAGGTATAATATAAAAACCGATGAAATTTTAAATATCTCCTCTCTAAATAATATCCAGGAGGGAGAATTCAATATTGGTGCCGCAACTAAGAATATTGATGGTGTTTTGTTTTTTGGTGGCAATAATGGGTTGAATGTATTTGATTCTAATGATTTTCAAGTCCATGAAACTCCTTACCCAATTAGATTCAAAGGATTGAAGGTGCTCAATAAAGAAGTTGGAGTGAGCGACAGTCAAAAAGGAGCTATCCTCAACGAGACTTTATTTTTTCAGGACGCTATTACGCTTAAACATAACCAAAACACCTTTACTATTGATTATGTAGCAATAAAATACCCAGAGTCCAAAAATTTCTCTTATTCTTACAAGCTTCAAAATTTTAATGACTTCTGGGTTGAAAACCAATCCTCGGGATCCGCAAATTTCACGGGCGTCCCGCCGGGGGAATATAGTTTTATGGTGAAAACCGATACAGCCTTTGGGGAACAAAACTCTAAAGTTTTAAATATTACTGTCGTTCCTCCATTTTGGAAAACAATCCCGGCTTATATTTTGTATGCCATTTTATTAAGTCTTAGTATATGGGTGGGTGCAAAGTATTATTCTGAAAGGATTAAGCTTAAAAATTCCTTGCTCTTAGAGAAGAATCAAAGGGCTTTAGAACATGATTTAAATCAAGAACGTTTTAGGTTTTTCACAGCATTTTCGCATGAATTAAAAACTCCTCTCACCCTAATACTGGCTCCTGTAGAAAATCTGATTTCTAGGGATTTAAATAAAGAGTTTAAAAAAGAGCTCAAATTCATAGAAAGAAATGCAAAAAGTCTTTACAAATCAATTGATACCCTATTGAAATTCAGAAAGGCGGAAGAAGGTTTAAGCAGGGCGAATTTGGAGCCCCATGATCTTCCATCTAGATTACGTAGGTGGGTAAAAGGATATGTCCCGCTTGCAAAAGAAAAAAATATTAATCTTGAATATATAGGGCCCGTTGAGTCTAAAATTTTTAATGTTGATATAGAAAAAATTGAGGTCATCATTAACAATCTCTTATCCAACGCAATAAAATACTGTAATAGCGGTGATGAAATAAGGGTAATATTCAACACTAAAGAAGATGGCTTTGAAATAAAGGTAAGGGATACTGGGCCTGGAATTCAAGAGGAGGAACTATTGCATATTTTTGAATGGTATTATAGGACCCAACGTTCAATTTCCAAAAGCGGAACAGGGATTGGGTTAGCCCTATCCAAAAGTTTTGCAGAACTTCATGCCGGTAAATTAGAAGTTGAAAGCAAATATAAAGAAGGAACTACTTTTACTTTGAAAATCCCTATTAAGGAAATGGAATATCCATCAAGTGAGTTAATAGAGAAAGATGAGTTAGTTGAGCTAGAGGAACAATCCAAACAGAATATTTATGACGTCATAAAATTTGATAGCGAATATTCCAATATTACATCGGAACAAAACCGTCAGTTAATTCTAATAATTGACGACAATGAGGAAATCTTAAGTTTTTTAGGAGGGATTTTTAAAAATGAATTTGATGTAATCCATGCAATCAATGGTGAAGAAGGTGTTGTAAAGGCAAAAAAGTATATCCCTGATCTTATTATTTCAGATTTAATGATGCCCGAAAAGAGTGGTTTTGATTTATGCTCCGACTTAAAGGGGAATTTTGCAACAAGCCACATTCCCATTATTTTGCTTACGGCAGATACTGACATAGAAAGTATAAATATTGGTTATGAAGAAGGTGCGGACGACTACATTACCAAGCCCTTCAATATTAAATTATTAAAAACTAGAGTTAAAAACCTCCTTGATAGCAGGGAGGTTTTAAGAAAATTATTTGGTGCTAATCCAACGCTAGAACAAGAAGATCTTCCAGTCCAAACGGTATTTATTAATAAGGAAAAGGGCTTCTTAAAGAAATTGGATAAAATTATTTTGGAAAATCTTGGTGAAAATACAAATGTAGAATTGATTGCCTCTGAAATAGGGATGAGCAGGACATCCCTTTATAGAAAACTAAAAGCAATTACTAACAACAGTATTAATGAATATATTAGAAATGTTAAGGTTGAAAGGGCCGCTGAATTGATTAAAAATGACAATTTTACAGTATCACAAGCATGCTATGAAGTTGGTTTTAATGACACTAAGTATTTTAGAAAGATATTTAAGGAACGTTTTGGTCAAAACCCTTCCGATTTTAAAGATACTTAA